A DNA window from Ranitomeya imitator isolate aRanImi1 chromosome 2, aRanImi1.pri, whole genome shotgun sequence contains the following coding sequences:
- the TSPAN15 gene encoding tetraspanin-15, giving the protein MANEEVRYCSRFPYLCLKFTLIAYCTIFWLIGAFILAIGIYAEVERQKYKTLQGTFLAPAILLILLGVVMFVVSFIGVLASLRDNLCLLQVFMYTLGVCLLLELTGGIMALIFRNQTMDFLNKNIRKGIQNYYDDLDFKNIMDFVQKQFKCCGAAEYTDWEKNEYHSCSAPGPLACGVPYTCCITNKTVLMNTLCGYKAMKLNRQAAQEFIHVRGCTDAVIIWFLDNYTIMAGALLGILLPQFLGVLLSILYVTRVEDMIREWNSSADVLLEGESTKPEIEFSTVGCCRCYPGQESSA; this is encoded by the exons CTCATAGGTGCGTTCATCCTGGCTATCGGGATCTATGCAGAGGTGGAGAGGCAGAAATACAAGACTTTACAAGGCACCTTCCTTGCTCCTGCCATCCTCCTCATCCTATTGGGAGTGGTCATGTTTGTTGTCTCCTTCATCGGTGTCTTGGCCTCACTCCGCGATAACCTGTGCCTTCTCCAAGTG TTCATGTATACTCTGGGGGTCTGCCTCCTGTTGGAGTTGACTGGGGGGATCATGGCCTTAATCTTTAGAAATCAG ACCATGGATTTCCTGAATAAAAACATTCGGAAAGGAATCCAGAATTACTACGATGACCTCGACTTCAAAAATATCATGGACTTTGTGCAAAAACAG TTCAAGTGTTGTGGCGCAGCAGAGTATACAGACTGGGAAAAGAATGAGTATCACTCTTGCTCAGCTCCCGGGCCTCTTGCATGCGGCGTGCCTTATACGTGTTGTATCACCAACAAG ACAGTACTGATGAACACATTGTGTGGTTACAAAGCCATGAAGCTAAAC AGACAGGCAGCTCAGGAGTTTATCCACGTCAGAGGCTGCACGGATGCTGTCATTATCTGGTTCTTGGATAATTACACAATCATGGCCGGTGCATTACTGGGCATCCTACTCCCACAG TTCCTGGGAGTCCTCCTGTCAATTCTTTATGTGACCCGGGTAGAAGATATGATAAGGGAGTGGAACAGTTCTGCTGATGTTCTCCTGGAGGGTGAGAGCACAAAACCAGAGATTGAGTTCTCCACTGTGGGTTGTTGTCGGTGCTATCCAGGTCAGGAATCGTCAGCCTGA